The Eriocheir sinensis breed Jianghai 21 chromosome 26, ASM2467909v1, whole genome shotgun sequence genome window below encodes:
- the LOC127003754 gene encoding eukaryotic translation initiation factor 1A, Y-chromosomal-like — MPKNKGKGGKNRRRGKNENEAEKRELIFKEEGQEYAQVTKMLGNGRLEALCFTDGMKRLCHIRGKLRKKVWINQGDIILLGLRDYQDKKADVILKYNADEARNLKSYGEIPESVKVNENATFVEDGMDDDIEFDDYSEEEEDVADIDAI; from the exons ATGCCCAAGAATAAAG gaaagggaggaaagaaccgcaggagaggaaagaatgaaaatgaagccGAGAAGAGGGAGTTGATATTCAAGGAAGAAGGCCAAGAATACGCTCAG gtgACAAAAATGCTTGGAAATGGAAGATTGGAAGCCTTGTGCTTTACTGATGGCATGAAGCGTCTCTGTCACATTCGAGGAAAACTTCGCAAAAAG GTATGGATCAACCAGGGAGACATCATCCTTCTGGGCCTCCGAGATTACCAGGACAAAAAGGCAGATGTTATCCTCAAGTATAATGCAGATGAAGCACGCAACCTGAAATCTTATGGAGAGATCCCTGAATCAG TTAAGGTTAATGAGAACGCCACCTTCGTGGAAGATGGCATGGATGACGATATTGAATTCGATGACTattctgaagaggaggaagatgtggctGATATCGATGCG ATATGA